One Suncus etruscus isolate mSunEtr1 chromosome 13, mSunEtr1.pri.cur, whole genome shotgun sequence genomic region harbors:
- the WDR4 gene encoding tRNA (guanine-N(7)-)-methyltransferase non-catalytic subunit WDR4 — translation MAVSAGLTLCGSLLVVRGGSRFLATDTASSNGGVLFTYDCSAAEKPPESKGEDGQPVDRGSDTILACAFSASSSYFALTDDRKRLILFHTRPWRCLGVRSVARRCTALTFTASEEKVLVADKSGDVYSFLVQEPNAHGHLELGHLSMLLDVAISPDDRFILTADRDEKIRVSWAVAPHSIEAFCLGHTEFVSRILVPPDNPELLLSTSGDGTLRLWEFSRGCELCCCPLASLREPRDTSEHQRVAASRLAYWRGEGCVALLCEGLSAVAIFRLLGSQRRLVLEQQLPLQHRAWDLGFEDGRGLWVLQDCADTPLLLCRPHGGQWQFVPDDSVLKTISGLLREEWAILGGSAGQDPSLSSLYKAACDNMTAYLQRKEQRLLQRKRRRDASPGTPTRLHTGDAALGCS, via the exons ATGGCGGTCTCCGCGGGGCTAACGCTGTGCGGGTCCTTGCTGGTGGTGCGGGGCGGCAGCCGCTTCCTGGCCACCGACACCGCGAGCAG CAATGGTGGTGTCCTTTTCACCTACGACTGCAGCGCTGCGGAGAAGCCCCCGGAGAGCAAAGG GGAGGATGGGCAACCCGTGGACAGAGGGAGCGACACAATCCTGGCCTGTGCCTTCTCGGCGTCCAGCAGCTACTTCGCTCTAACGGACGACAGGAAGCGCCTGATCCTTTTCCATACCAGACCGTGGCGGTGTCTGGGCGTTAG GAGCGTGGCAAGGCGCTGCACAGCCTTGACCTTCACGGCGTCTGAGGAGAAGGTTCTGGTGGCCGACAAATCAGGGGACGTCTACTCCTTCTTGGTGCAGGAGCCGAATGCCCACGGCCACCTGGAGCTGGGCCACCTGTccatgctgctggatgtg GCCATTAGCCCTGATGACCGCTTCATCCTTACGGCTGACCGGGATGAGAAGATCCGGGTTAGCTGGGCCGTGGCCCCGCACAGCATCGAGGCCTTCTGCTTGGGGCATACGGA GTTCGTGAGTCGCATCCTGGTGCCCCCCGACAATCCCGAGCTGCTGCTGTCCACCTCTGGG GACGGCACCTTGAGGCTCTGGGAGTTCAGTCGAGGCTGTGAGCTGTGCTGCTGCCCCTTGGCCAGCCTGCGGGAGCCCAGGGATACCTCGGAGCACCAG CGGGTGGCCGCCTCCAGGCTGGCGTACTGGCGCGGGGAGGGCTGTGTGGCACTTCTCTGCGAGGG CCTTTCTGCCGTCGCCATCTTCCGGCTTCTTGGGTCCCAGCGCCGGCTGGTTCTGGAACAGCAGCTCCCGCTACAGCACCGCGCATGGGACCTGGGCTTCGAGGACGGCCGTGGGCTGTGGGTGCTGCAGGACTGCGCGGATACCCCCCTCCTGCTCTGCAGGCCCCACGGCGGCCAGTGGCAG TTTGTTCCTGATGACTCTGTGCTGAAGACCATCTCCGGCCTCTTGCGTGAAGAGTGGGCCATTCTGGGGG GCTCCGCGGGCCAGGACCCCAGCCTGAGCAGCCTCTACAAGGCCGCCTGCGACAACATGACTGCGTACCTGCAGCGCAAGGAACAGCGGCTGCTGCAGAGAAAGCGGCGCCGGGATGCGTCACCTGGAACCCCCACACGGCTGCATACAGGGGACGCAGCCCTGGGCTGTTCCTAG
- the NDUFV3 gene encoding NADH dehydrogenase [ubiquinone] flavoprotein 3, mitochondrial, translating into MAALLLLRQGRAAALKALLDTHRTRGLASTVSLAAESGKSDRAQSPSSKKQSPPKKPAPAAAPPEPFDNSKYRNLQHHEYTPYTFLDVNTQLAGQRLPQPSSGRESPRH; encoded by the exons ATGGCGGCGCTCCTCTTGCTGCGCCAAGGGCGGGCGGCGGCGCTCAAG GCGCTTCTAGACACCCACAGAACTCGAGGACTCGCTTCCACGGTTTCTCTCGCTGCAGAATCAGGGAAGTCGGACCGGGCACAGTCCCCAAGCTCCAAGAAGCAGAGTCCGCCCAAAA AGCCGGCCCCCGCCGCGGCCCCCCCGGAGCCCTTCGACAACAGCAAGTACCGGAACCTGCAGCACCACGAGTACACGCCGTACACCTTCCTAGACGTGAACACGCAGCTGGCCGGCCAGCGCCTGCCCCAGCCGTCCTCGGGCCGAGAGTCCCCACGCCACTGA